The nucleotide window TCTCATCATAAGGAACGTCGTGCCGCTCCAGCCAATCCAGTGTGTCCTTCGCGATGCGCGCCTGGACGAGCCCGACGTTCGCGCCGCAGGTCTTCATGTGGCGTGCGGTCTGGATGATGATGTAGTGCCCGGCTTCCTTGAAGGCGCGGAGCTTTTCCGGTGCGCCGGGAATGGGGGCGATGTCCCGGTAAGTCTGGCCGGGTTTCTTCAATTCGGCGATCACGCCATCAAGGTCGATGCAAAGGCGGGCCATGGTTCGATCAGGCAAGGGCTTGGGAGAGAAGGTCCAATCCGCGCAGGAAGAAGGCGAGCTGGCGGTCGGCGTCATCCGCATGGAGCGGGCACATGGAAAGGAACAGCAATGCGGTCATCACCTCGATCTCGCGCGGATCGGCTTTCTGGACCGCGATCAGCCAACGGGTCATTTCCGCGAGCCATGGCGCGTTCGGACGCAGGCCGATTTCCAGATGGAAGCCGGAGGCATCCCTCCACACGTCGAAGAGCCCATTGACGATGTAGTCGTAGTGGCCGATTGCGGAGTGGCTGAGCTTCGCGAGATCGTAGCGCCAGTCCCCGTGGATGCCGGGGCATGAGGCGCCGAAGCTGCCGCGCGGATCGATGAGGCGGACAACACCTGAAGCGACATCGAAGAGGATGTTGTTGAAGCAGAAGTCGCCGTGGAAAATGCCGAAGGCGGATTCGCGGTAGGCCGATTCGATGACCTCGCCCGCGCTGGCGAGCATGGTGCGCAATGGCGGCAGCATGCGTCCGTTGAGGGTCACGTTCTGGTTCTCCAGAGCATCGCGCAAGGAAGCATCGGACAGCGAACGGAGGTAGGTCCCGATCCGCGACACCGTCTTGTCCCAGTGGAACTGGCGGTAGGCGGCGGGACCAATCGAGGCCGGATGCGCGCGGAAGAGATCGAGCGTATCATGCAGCGAGTCGAAGCAACGCCACCAGCTCTCCTTGCTGAGGTCCCAGTAGAGGAGGTACTCGGCCAGATTCGGATAGCCATAGTACTCCATCTCGTAGGACTCCACCTCGCCTGCGTTCGCGGAGACGGAGACCAGCCGCGGAAACAGGACGCGCAGTCCGGCAGGAAGGGTTTCGAGATAAGCGGCCTCTCGGGAGAGCTTCTCCTTGTCGCTGGAGGACTTGGTGATGGTGCCGCGCCGGGTATCCACCCGCAGGCGGTTGAACGAGCGGCTGTTCACCAAGGAAGCACGGCTTCTGTAGTAGTTCGTCTCGTGGCCGCAATCGATCCAGGTGGTGGAGCGCAGTGTCAGCGGCGTGCGAGGTGCGGCAGCCTCGATGACGGAAAGCAGATCGTTCGGGCGCGCGGCCGTGGCCACGGCTTGAGCGAGGATGGTGGACGGAAGATTGAAGACCCCGGTGAATGCCAACGCATCGTCCGGCCGGGCCTCGCCTTTGGCATGGAAGGTCATCGCATCCTCGCGCCAGGCGATGGCGGACCATTCGGAAGTGCTGTGCGCGGGTAGCACGCCACCCTGGACCTCACCGGATGCGGGGATCTCGACCGGAATGGTGGTGACCAGATTCACGATCACTTCTCCAACAGCGGACACTTTCTCCAACGCCTGCCGCAGCGTGTCCACCACGCCGGGTCCGGGCTGCACGCCATGCAGCGTGAAGCCGTGCTTGCGGGGTGAGAGTTCGCGCCGCACTTCATCGGTGAAGCGCTCATCCACGAACAGGTGGAGGTCATGGCCGCGACCGTAGGCATCCATCACATACGCGGCCAGCGGACGCGTGTTCAGCGGGATGAGCGCGGGGCACGCGCAACCGGCCTTCAGGAAAGGCAGCTTGCGGGAGATGTCCCCCCCGGCGATGACAAGAACGGTGGCCATGATGGCTGCGTCGCGATCGACGCGTGATGGAGCTCAACGCCCCGCAATCCGCTTCAACTTCTTCGGCACCTTGCCGAGGCCGAACCACAATTTTGCAACCATCCCGTAACGCCGGATGGCGCGCATCTCGCGGAACTGCTGGATCTTCTGGCCGATGCCATCCTTCCCTGCGGTGTAATTCGCGTGATAGATCCGGATGTTGTCCGGCGCGGGCCAGCCGTGGGTGCGGGCGTAGTATTCGAGAGGCAGCGTGCCCCAGGAAACTTTCGCGCCCTCGCGGAGCATGTCATTGACCACCGCCTGCTCGTTCTTGCCAGGATCGGCGGCGAGGCGTGCGCCCACTTCGCGGAAGAAATCCGCCATCGCGGGCGAGGCACGGCAGACGATGAAGCCGGTGTTCACCTCCGTGGTCTTCGGGCCTTCAGCTTGGAAGAGCACTTCCTTGCCGGAGGCTTCGTAGATGGCTTTGAGATCAGCCGCAGTGCTTTCGAGGTAGATGATGTCCACATCGCTCCACAGGATCACCTGGCCGTCGTTCTCCTCCATGCTGCGGACGATCAAATCGATCTTCCGGCGGATGCATTCCATGAACTCCTTGCTGTAGAAGTCCCCCGCGCCCTTGAGATCGAGAAGCGTTGACCGGACCTCGAAGTCGGAAGGCAGCGAGGGCTGGAAGTAGCCCGAGAACAGGATCTCGTGCGCCGGAGTGAAGCAGCAGAAGACTTTCATCGGCGGCGGTGTGGAATGATCGCCCGAAGCACTTTCGCTCCGGGCGATCGGAAGATTTGAAGAACGGGACAGAAATGTCCCTACTCCTTGATTAGAGAATCATCCCTGCAGCGACCGTTTCGTTGGTGCCGGGATCGATGAGGATGAACGAGCCGGTGTGGCGGTTGCGGCGATAGGAATCGTGCAGCAGCGGCACCGCGGTGCGCAAGGTGATGCGGCCGATGTCGTTCATGTTGAAACCTTCGACATCCTCGACCTTGTGAAGGGTGTTGATGTCCACGTGATACTTGATCTCCTGGACGATCGCCTTGGTCTCGCGGGTGGTGTGGCGCAGGACCAGCTTCGCGCGCGGTGGCATCGGCTTGTTCGAGAACCAGCAGATCATCGCCTCGATGTCCTGGGAGGCTTCGGGCGGATTGTTGGTCTTCACCAGCATGTCGCCGCGGGAAATGTCGATCTCATCGCGGAGGGTGAGGCAGACCGACTGCGGCGCGAAGGCCTCGCTGATCTCGCCTTCCGGCGTGTGGATGGCTTTGACGTGGGTCTTGAAGCCGGAGGGCAGCACGGTGACTTCGTCGCCGGGTTTGAAGACACCACCCGCCACACGACCGGCGTAACCACGGAAGTCGTGCCACTCGTCGCTCATCGGGCGGATCACCCACTGCACCGGGAAGCGCGCGTCGACGTGGTTCTCCTCACCGCCGATGTAGACGTGCTCGAGATGATAGAGCATCGAGGGGCCTTTGTACCACGGCATCTTGTCCGACTTGTCGACGACGTTGTCGCCGTTGAGCGCGGAGATCGGGATGGTGGTGATATCGATGATGTTGTCCAGACGCGAGGCGAAGGACGCATAGTCCGACACGATCTGGTTGTAGACCTCTTCCGAGTAGTCCACGAGGTCCATCTTGTTGACGGCCACGATGACGTGCTGGATGCGAAGCAAGTTCGCGATGAAGCTGTGGCGCTTCGTCTGCTCGATCACACCCTTGCGCGCGTCCACCAGGATGATGGCGAGGTTCGCGGTGGAGGCACCGGTCACCATGTTGCGGGTGTACTGGATGTGTCCCGGCGTGTCCGCGATGATGAACTTGCGCTTCGGCGTGGCGAAGTAGCGGTAGGCCACGTCGATGGTGATCCCCTGTTCGCGCTCGGCCTTGAGGCCGTCGGTCAGAAGGGCGAGGTTGACGTGCTCGTCACCGCGGCGGCGCGAGGATTCCTCAACCGCTTCGAGCTGGTCCTCGAAGATCGACTTGGAATCGTAAAGGAGGCGGCCGATGAGGGTGGATTTGCCGTCGTCAACGGAGCCGGCGGTGGTGAAACGCAATAAATCCATGAGAGTCTAATGTCTGAAAGTCGAAGGTCTGAAAGTCGGAAGAGCTCAGCGGCGGAGGTGCTTGGCCAGGGATTCGATTCCCCTGCTGAGTTGCTCACTGAAGGATCGGATGGAGGAAGCCGTGTCGGTAGAAAGATAGCGCCTGTCTTCGGCCAGATAGAGCATGCTGCGGACTTCACCGTTCGATCCTTTTGCCAGATCGAGGAACCGGGCGAAATCCGCGTCGGTTCTGCGTTCGAAGCCCTCTGCGATATTGTTCATGACAGAAACACCAGCGCGTTGGATTTGATCCCGAAAGCCGAAGTCCCGCGCGGCAACCGAATCCGGACCGAATGCATCGTAGATCTGATTGGCGAGCACTCGCGCGTCCTGCCAGATTCTGAGGTCTTCAAATCGTTGTGCCGTCATATCAGGTGTTTGCTTCTGACTTTTAGACCTTCGACTTTAAGACCTTCAGACCTCTTCAGAAGTATCCTTCCTTCTTCCGGTCTTCCATGGAGGTTTCGGAACGCTTGTCGTCGGCGCGGTTGCCGCGCTCGGTCTGGCGGGCGGCGGCAACTTCGTCGATGATCTGGTCGAGCGTCACGGCATCGGACTCGATCGCGCCGGTGATGGTGGCGTCACCCATCGTGCGGAAGCGGATCTGCTTGTGCTCGACGGTCTCGCCTTCGCGCGGCTGGACGAATTCGGAGATCGCGAGGATCGCACCGTTGCGGACAAGCGTGTCACGCGAGTGGGCGAAGTAGAGCGAAGGCAGCGGGATATTCTCGCGCTTGATATACATCCAGATGTCCATCTCGGTGAAGTTGGACAGCGGGAAGACGCGGAAGTGCTCGCCGGAGTTCTTGCGGCCGTTGAAGAGGTTCCAGAGCTCGGGGCGCTGGTTCTTCGGGTCCCACTGGCCGAAGTCATCGCGGTGGGAAAAGAAGCGCTCCTTGGCGCGGGCCTTCTCCTCGTCGCGGCGGCCGCCGCCGAGGCAGGCATCGAACTGGTGGTGCTCGATGGTGTCGAGCAGGGTCACCGTCTGGAGGGCATTGCGGGAAGCGTTCGGGCCCTTTTCCTCGACCACGCGGCCGGTGTCGATGGACTCCTGCACGGAGCCGACGACCAGACGCGCACCGATCATCTCCACGAACTCATCGCGGTAAACCATCGTCTCCGGGAAATTGTGGCCGGTATCGATGTGGACCAGCGGGAACGGCATGCGGGCCGGCCAGAACGCCTTGCGGGCGAGCCAGGCCATCACGATCGAGTCCTTGCCGCCGGAGAAAAGAAGCGCCGGATTCTGGAACTGCGCCGCGGTTTCGCGGAGCACGAAAATCGCCTCGGCTTCGATCTGGTCGAGGTGGGAAAGTTGGTAGTTGGGCACGGGAAGAGAGGACTTCGGTGGATGGGAGCCTGGACTCAACGACCGGACTCATGCGCTGAAAGCGCCGCGCGGAGGTAATGAGACGGCAGCGGCACCGCAAGCAATAATTACCAAATTTACCATTTCACTCAGGAATAGCCGGAGAAATCCGGCCCCGGACGGCGTCCAAAAGGGCGGCGGCGACCTCCGCCACCGTGGTGCTTTCAGTATCAAGGAGAAGGTCCGGCTTCTCCGGGACCTCGAAGGAGCTGTCCCGGCCGGTGAAATTCGGAATCTCACCCTTGGCGGCCTTCGCGTAGAGACCTTTCACATCGCGCTGGGCGCAGGCTTCGAAACTCGCCTGGACATAAACCTCGAAGAAATCCTCCCCGACGATACCGCGGGCCAGGCCCCGAAGGGCAGCACGGGGGGTGATAACGGACACGAAGGTGATGATCCCGTTCGCGGCGAAAACCTTGGCGGTTTCCGAGACGCGGCGGACGTTTTCGAGCCGGTCCTCATCGGAGAAGCCGAGGTTCGCGTTCAGCCCGGAGCGGAGGTTGTCGCCATCGAGGATGACGGTGAAGCGGCCTTCCTCATGCAGCGCGCGCTCGGCGGCGTTCGCGATGGTGGACTTCCCGGAGCCGGAGAGGCCGTACATCCAGATCACGAGTCCGCGCTGGCCGAGCAGGGTTTCCTTGTCCTGGCGGTTGAGGAAGCGGTGGAACTCGGTGTGGATGTTGGTGGCGGCCATGTGGGAAAGTGAAGAGGGCGGCGGAGAGGTCAACTGCGGCAAAACGGTTCGACCGCACGGTAATCGGGAAGGGCGTTCACCGCCGCATCGCGGTGGGTGGAGTTGCTGAACAGCACCACCGCATAGCCACCATGGCCGCCGCCGCAGTACTTCGCGGCGAGGGCTCCGGCGGGCAGGTCGAGCGCGTCCATGCCTTCGCCGAGTTGGGCGCGGTAGGAAGCGCGCACGGATTCCGCGAGCAGGGCGAGATCGCCGAGCTTTACCGCCGCCCGGGCGATGGCACCGGCGCGAGCAATGGCTTCGAAGTCACGGTCGAGCGCGGCGATGCCAGGCGTGTCATGCGGCTTGCCGGTCCAGAGGAGCGCCATGCAGCCATTCAGAAATTCGCCGCGGGTCTTGAGCTCCAACACCGGTCGTGGACCGGATTGCCAGATGCACAACCCTGTCTCACGGATCACCGCCGGGTCCTGCCAGCCGACACCGAGATCGATCTCCGATTGGCATCCATCGTGACCATTGAGCAAGGCCCATGCGCCGCTGCCACCAAGACCCGCGTTTTTTTCGTAGGGCCATGAACGCAGCGACACCAGCGGTGAGATCGCCATGTTGACGATCCAGGTACCAGGCTGGGCGTAACGCGGGACATCGAGCCAGCCACCGGCGAAATCAACACGCAGGGGAGCTTCCTCCGGTGCGCGCATCAGGCGGGCAATCGACGAGGAACTGACATCGCCATTCCCGGCCGCAGACTTGCCGAGCACCACCAGACGGCAACCGGTTTCATCACAAAGCCGCGATTTCGAGGAGTGATAAGGATCTCCTTCATTGATGACCAGCACCTGCGGTTGGACGCGGCGGAAGTGCTGTTCGAAATCGAGTCCGAGTTCACCGCCCTCTCCCAACACCACTTCATCCACCATCCGCAGCGAGCCGATCAGCTCCTGCTTGTGATCGTCCGGAATGGAGGGCTTTCGCTGCTTGTGCCGCCACAGCGATTCCGCGGACGCCACCGACACGGTGAGGTGATCACCATGGGCACGCGCATCTTCGAAGAAGCGCAGATGCCCCGCGTGGAGAACATCGAAACAACCGCTGACAAATACCTTCACCATCGGGGTGTCAGTCCATCGGGTAAGCCTTCACGCCGCTCAACTGCGCGAGCACTCCGGCAAGGAAGCGCGGATTGTTCCGCAGGTAGCGTTTCCAAAGCCGCTTCGGATCCATGAACAGGCGGAACAGCCATTCGAAGCCGCTGCCACGGATCCACTTCGGAGCTTCCTTCACGAGGCCCGCCTGGAAATCGAAAGCCGCACCGACGCCGAAGAACAACAGTCCCTGGTCATCGGAGCGCAGGGCCTCGGCATGACGTTCGAGGAAGCCCGCCATGAAGCGTTCCTGCTTCGGCGTGCTGAGTCCCACCCAAAAGTAATGGGGCTTGCTGGCGCGGATCGCCGCGACCAATTCGAGCTCTTCCTCATTCGTCAGCGGACGGAACGGTGGTGTGATCGTGCCCGCGATGCGGAGCTTAGGATGCCGTTCCTTGAGCACGGAGGACAAGCGTTCCACCACACCATCTCCCCCACCCCACAGAAAATGGCGGCGGTCTTTTTCAAGTCCGCGCTCCAGCAAGGCGGGCATGAACTCCGGACCGCAGACCTGCTCCATGTCCGGACTGCCTTGCAGGCGGCCCATCCACACCATCGGGATGCCGTCCGGGATCGAGAGATAGCTGCGGTTGTGGATGCGCTTGAGCGCCGGATCTTCCTGCGACTCGATCACGCCATGAACACCGGTGACGGTGACGTAGCCGAGCACGCCGGGAGTGTCCGCCGCGTTCTCGACCTCGTTCAAGGCCGAGCCCATGGTGACATCACTGATGCCGACACCGAGGACATTCGCGCGGGGAATGGTAGAGGAGGACAACATGCCGCGATTCAGAAATTGAGGGATGGCAGGCGGATGCGCAGTGGCACCGCGTCCGCAACGGGAGTCTCCGAAACAATCATCAGATAACCGCCGCCACAGCCGGAGAAACAGGAACCGAGCGAGCCCTTCGCGAGTCGCTCGCGGATCGGCAGCAGATCATCCGGCACCGTCGCGGGCAGAAGCGCTCTCCAGCTTTCGAGCGTTTCATCGAGTGCCTTCCCAAGACCGGCCGCATCGCGTGCGAGGATCGAGTCCCATGCCAGATGTCCCGCATCGGCGAGACGACGCGCAAAGGCCGGGTCGAGATGCTTTTCCACCAGGGGGTCGTAGCCTTCACCACGCTCACCAACCGGCACCAGATGCAACACGGACTGCAACCATTCCACGATGGCAGGATCGGTGCAGCGCTCGATGTGTTCCGGCCAATAGCCGCCCGCGTAGTCAAGGCGATTGATGCCCGGCAGCACGAATCCCAGCGCGTCCTGCGAGCCGGAGACGTATTGCGTGCCCGGAGGATTCTCAAACGCAAACAGCACCTTGGCCTGATGCTCCAGACGCGTGTCCGGCATGCGCTGGCCCCAAAGGATCTCCGCACTCCTGCGGCTGCTGGTCGCCATGCCCGCGCGATCCATGAACGCGATGGTCGGTTCCAACTGCGCCACCACCACCGGACCCGCCGCGAGTTCCGAGACCCACGGTTGATCCAGCCAACCGCCCGCGATGCAAACGCGGTAAGGTAGTGCGGTGCGGCTTTTCGAATCGGTGCTGCTGCGCGCGGGAAAGTTCTCCGCCGGGATGCGGTCGAGCACGTGATACTCGATGCCTTTCTCGCGGCAGAGCGCCTCCTTGTCCGGCGTGTGACCGTCGTGATTCACCACAAACACATCCGGGCGGATGACATCGATGTCCGGTGCGAAGTCGAGCATGCCCCAGCCGGCGGAAACGCGTGCTTCATGAACACAAGCGAGCTTGCTCAGCAGATACACGCGCTCGTCCTGTGAGAACAGCGGCGGGCGGCCCTTGAGGTTCTCGACATTCGCATCCGAACCCACCCGCACATGCAGCCGCCCGAACTTCGCCGCCTCTTCCAGGAACGCGATATGCCCCGCGTGGAGCAGATCGTAGCAGCCGGAGACGAGGACGGTTTTCATGATTCGGAAAGAGTCTGAAAGTCCAAAGGCCGAAGGTCGGAGCCAGTCCGGCTGGTGCCGGGTCTTCTTTCTCTTACGACTTTAAGACTTTCGACCTTCAGACCTGCGACTCTTATTGAACGACAGCTTCGCCGCGCTTGCGCTTCTCGTGCTGCTCCTTGATCCACCAGTAGGTCTTCTCCAGGCCGGTCTTCAGGTCGATGCCCGGCTCCCAGCCGAGGACTTCCTTGATGAGAGTGTTGTCGGAGTTGCGGCCACGCACACCCTGCGGCGCATCGAGCTTGTACTTCCGCTTCATCTTCACACCGGCGATGCCTTCGATGATGTCGAGGGTCTGGTTGATGGAAACCAGTTCGCTGCGACCGAGGTTGAGCGGATCCGAGTAGGAAGAGGCCATCAGCCTATCGATGCCGGTGATGCAGTCGTCGATGAACATGAACGAGCGGGTCTGCTCGCCATCCCCCCAGATCTCGACTTCCATCGTGCCGTTGTCGATCGCCTCGATCACCTTGCGGCAGAGCGCGGCGGGAGCCTTCTCGCGACCACCATCCCAGGTGCCCTTCGGGCCATAGACGTTGTGGAAGCGGAACACACGGACGTTCATGCCGTAGTCCTGCTCGAAGTGCTTGCACAGGCGCTCGGAGAAAAGCTTCTCCCAGCCGTAGCCGTCTTCCGGCATCGCCGGATAGGCGTCGGATTCCTTCAGTGCCACCACTTCGGCGTCTTCCTGGCGATAGTCCGGATAGGCGCAGGCGGAGGAGGAGTAGAAGTAAGCCTTCGCACCCTGGTCCTTCGCAGCCATCAGCAGGTGGGTGCTGAGCAACACGCTGAGCATGCACAGGGCCTTGTTCTTCGTGATGAAGCCCATGCCACCCATGTTGCAGGCGAGGTTGTAGACTTCGTCACAACCTTCCGCGGCGCGGTAACAGTTGGCCTTCTCTTCCAAGTCCATCACCAGGTTCTCGGCCTGCGGATGGAGCTGGTACCATTTGTCGAGCGGCTTGATGTCAGCCACCACAACCTGGTGGCCGCGCTCGATGAGGACGCGGGCGAGTTCGCCGCCGATGAAGCCGCCGCCGCCGGCGACGAGGATGCGTTTGCTAGTGCTCATGTGGGTGGGGGTAGTTTGAGAGTTTGGAAATGAAATCAACGGGTGGCCGCGAGCTCCTTGCCCGCGGCGGTGGCCACCGCCCGTTCCTGACGGGCGAGTTCGAGATCGGCCTCGGTCATGATCTTCACCAGATCCTTGAAACGGACCCGCGGCTCCCAGCCGAGCTGGCGCTTGGCCTTGGCCGGATCACCGATGAGAAGATCCACCTCGGCGGGGCGTTCGTAACGCTGGTCGTAGTCGACGTATTGCTCCCAATCGAGACCGAGCAGACCGAAGGCCTCCTGCACGAATTCCTTCACGGAGTGGGTCTCATTGGTGGCGACCACGTAATCGTCCGGCGTGTCCTGCTGGAGCATCAGCCACATCATCTCGACGTATTCCTTGGCGTAGCCCCAGTCGCGCTTCGCATCGAGATTGCCGAGGAAAAGCTTGTCCTGCAGGCCCATCTTGATGCGGCCCGCAGCACGGGTGATCTTGCGGGTGACAAAGGTTTCGCCACGGCGCGGCGACTCGTGGTTGAAGAGGATGCCACTGCAACCGAAGAGTCCGTAGGACTCGCGGTAGTTCACCGTGAGCCAGTGCGAATAGACCTTCGCACAGGCATACGGCGAGCGCGGCCACAGCGGAGTCGTCTCCGTCTGCGGCACTTCCTGCACCTTGCCGTACATCTCGGAGGATGAGGCCTGGTAGAAGCGGACCTTTTCGATCAGGCCGGTCTGGCGGATCGCCTCCAACAGACGCTGCGTGCCGAGGCCGGTGACATCACCGGTGTATTCCGGAGCATCGAACGAAACGCGCACGTGGGACTGCGCCGCGAGGTTGTAAACTTCGTCCGGGCGGATTTCGCAAAGCAGCTTCGCAAGGTTGGTGCCGTCCGCGAGGTCACCGTAGTGCAGGAACAGGCGTTTGTCGCTGCGATGGGGATCCTGATAAATGTGATCGATGCGGTCGGTGTTAAAGGTGGACGCACGGCGGATGATGCCGTGGACTTCGTAGCCTTTTTCCAAAAGGAACTCCGCGAGGTAGGAGCCGTCCTGACCGGTGATGCCGGTGATGAGCGCGCGTTTCATGGGGATGGGTGCAATGGCAATGGTGGTCAGAGACGCGCGGCCGCGGTGCCGAGCGTGGAGAGGAAGTCCTGATAGGCGGCGGCGAGGCCTTCGCGCAGGGCGATGGTCGGCTGCCAGCCGGTGGCGCGGATCTTCGAAATATCGAGCAGCTTGCGCGGCGTGCCGTCCGGCTTGGTGGGATCGGTGAGGATCTCGCCGGTAAAGCCACTGGTTTCCGCAACCAGCGTGGCGAGTTCGAGAATGGTGATGTCCTCGCCGGTGCCGACGTTCACCCAGTCCGGCGGATTGTCCTGCTCCAGCAGATGCAGGCAGGCGGCAGCGAGATCATCGACGTGCAGGAACTCGCGGCGCGGCGTGCCGGTGCCCCAGATGGTGACGGAGGCATCGCCGCGTTCCTTAGCTTCATGGAAGCGGCGCAGCAGCGCGGGGATCACGTGGGAATTCTCGGCATGGTAGTTGTCGCCCGGACCGTAGAGGTTCGTCGGCATCGCGCTGTGATACAGCAGGCCGTGTTGCGCGCGGTAGTGCTGGCAGAGCTTCAGGCCCGCGATCTTGGCAATGGCGTAGGCTTCGTTGGTCGGTT belongs to Luteolibacter ambystomatis and includes:
- the cysC gene encoding adenylyl-sulfate kinase; the encoded protein is MAATNIHTEFHRFLNRQDKETLLGQRGLVIWMYGLSGSGKSTIANAAERALHEEGRFTVILDGDNLRSGLNANLGFSDEDRLENVRRVSETAKVFAANGIITFVSVITPRAALRGLARGIVGEDFFEVYVQASFEACAQRDVKGLYAKAAKGEIPNFTGRDSSFEVPEKPDLLLDTESTTVAEVAAALLDAVRGRISPAIPE
- a CDS encoding NAD-dependent epimerase/dehydratase family protein; its protein translation is MSTSKRILVAGGGGFIGGELARVLIERGHQVVVADIKPLDKWYQLHPQAENLVMDLEEKANCYRAAEGCDEVYNLACNMGGMGFITKNKALCMLSVLLSTHLLMAAKDQGAKAYFYSSSACAYPDYRQEDAEVVALKESDAYPAMPEDGYGWEKLFSERLCKHFEQDYGMNVRVFRFHNVYGPKGTWDGGREKAPAALCRKVIEAIDNGTMEVEIWGDGEQTRSFMFIDDCITGIDRLMASSYSDPLNLGRSELVSINQTLDIIEGIAGVKMKRKYKLDAPQGVRGRNSDNTLIKEVLGWEPGIDLKTGLEKTYWWIKEQHEKRKRGEAVVQ
- a CDS encoding putative nucleotide-diphospho-sugar transferase, encoding MKVFCCFTPAHEILFSGYFQPSLPSDFEVRSTLLDLKGAGDFYSKEFMECIRRKIDLIVRSMEENDGQVILWSDVDIIYLESTAADLKAIYEASGKEVLFQAEGPKTTEVNTGFIVCRASPAMADFFREVGARLAADPGKNEQAVVNDMLREGAKVSWGTLPLEYYARTHGWPAPDNIRIYHANYTAGKDGIGQKIQQFREMRAIRRYGMVAKLWFGLGKVPKKLKRIAGR
- a CDS encoding four helix bundle protein; amino-acid sequence: MTAQRFEDLRIWQDARVLANQIYDAFGPDSVAARDFGFRDQIQRAGVSVMNNIAEGFERRTDADFARFLDLAKGSNGEVRSMLYLAEDRRYLSTDTASSIRSFSEQLSRGIESLAKHLRR
- a CDS encoding adenylyltransferase/cytidyltransferase family protein — translated: MVKVFVSGCFDVLHAGHLRFFEDARAHGDHLTVSVASAESLWRHKQRKPSIPDDHKQELIGSLRMVDEVVLGEGGELGLDFEQHFRRVQPQVLVINEGDPYHSSKSRLCDETGCRLVVLGKSAAGNGDVSSSSIARLMRAPEEAPLRVDFAGGWLDVPRYAQPGTWIVNMAISPLVSLRSWPYEKNAGLGGSGAWALLNGHDGCQSEIDLGVGWQDPAVIRETGLCIWQSGPRPVLELKTRGEFLNGCMALLWTGKPHDTPGIAALDRDFEAIARAGAIARAAVKLGDLALLAESVRASYRAQLGEGMDALDLPAGALAAKYCGGGHGGYAVVLFSNSTHRDAAVNALPDYRAVEPFCRS
- a CDS encoding WecB/TagA/CpsF family glycosyltransferase, coding for MLSSSTIPRANVLGVGISDVTMGSALNEVENAADTPGVLGYVTVTGVHGVIESQEDPALKRIHNRSYLSIPDGIPMVWMGRLQGSPDMEQVCGPEFMPALLERGLEKDRRHFLWGGGDGVVERLSSVLKERHPKLRIAGTITPPFRPLTNEEELELVAAIRASKPHYFWVGLSTPKQERFMAGFLERHAEALRSDDQGLLFFGVGAAFDFQAGLVKEAPKWIRGSGFEWLFRLFMDPKRLWKRYLRNNPRFLAGVLAQLSGVKAYPMD
- a CDS encoding adenylyltransferase/cytidyltransferase family protein encodes the protein MKTVLVSGCYDLLHAGHIAFLEEAAKFGRLHVRVGSDANVENLKGRPPLFSQDERVYLLSKLACVHEARVSAGWGMLDFAPDIDVIRPDVFVVNHDGHTPDKEALCREKGIEYHVLDRIPAENFPARSSTDSKSRTALPYRVCIAGGWLDQPWVSELAAGPVVVAQLEPTIAFMDRAGMATSSRRSAEILWGQRMPDTRLEHQAKVLFAFENPPGTQYVSGSQDALGFVLPGINRLDYAGGYWPEHIERCTDPAIVEWLQSVLHLVPVGERGEGYDPLVEKHLDPAFARRLADAGHLAWDSILARDAAGLGKALDETLESWRALLPATVPDDLLPIRERLAKGSLGSCFSGCGGGYLMIVSETPVADAVPLRIRLPSLNF
- a CDS encoding phosphotransferase; translation: MATVLVIAGGDISRKLPFLKAGCACPALIPLNTRPLAAYVMDAYGRGHDLHLFVDERFTDEVRRELSPRKHGFTLHGVQPGPGVVDTLRQALEKVSAVGEVIVNLVTTIPVEIPASGEVQGGVLPAHSTSEWSAIAWREDAMTFHAKGEARPDDALAFTGVFNLPSTILAQAVATAARPNDLLSVIEAAAPRTPLTLRSTTWIDCGHETNYYRSRASLVNSRSFNRLRVDTRRGTITKSSSDKEKLSREAAYLETLPAGLRVLFPRLVSVSANAGEVESYEMEYYGYPNLAEYLLYWDLSKESWWRCFDSLHDTLDLFRAHPASIGPAAYRQFHWDKTVSRIGTYLRSLSDASLRDALENQNVTLNGRMLPPLRTMLASAGEVIESAYRESAFGIFHGDFCFNNILFDVASGVVRLIDPRGSFGASCPGIHGDWRYDLAKLSHSAIGHYDYIVNGLFDVWRDASGFHLEIGLRPNAPWLAEMTRWLIAVQKADPREIEVMTALLFLSMCPLHADDADRQLAFFLRGLDLLSQALA
- the cysD gene encoding sulfate adenylyltransferase subunit CysD; the protein is MPNYQLSHLDQIEAEAIFVLRETAAQFQNPALLFSGGKDSIVMAWLARKAFWPARMPFPLVHIDTGHNFPETMVYRDEFVEMIGARLVVGSVQESIDTGRVVEEKGPNASRNALQTVTLLDTIEHHQFDACLGGGRRDEEKARAKERFFSHRDDFGQWDPKNQRPELWNLFNGRKNSGEHFRVFPLSNFTEMDIWMYIKRENIPLPSLYFAHSRDTLVRNGAILAISEFVQPREGETVEHKQIRFRTMGDATITGAIESDAVTLDQIIDEVAAARQTERGNRADDKRSETSMEDRKKEGYF
- the cysN gene encoding sulfate adenylyltransferase subunit CysN codes for the protein MDLLRFTTAGSVDDGKSTLIGRLLYDSKSIFEDQLEAVEESSRRRGDEHVNLALLTDGLKAEREQGITIDVAYRYFATPKRKFIIADTPGHIQYTRNMVTGASTANLAIILVDARKGVIEQTKRHSFIANLLRIQHVIVAVNKMDLVDYSEEVYNQIVSDYASFASRLDNIIDITTIPISALNGDNVVDKSDKMPWYKGPSMLYHLEHVYIGGEENHVDARFPVQWVIRPMSDEWHDFRGYAGRVAGGVFKPGDEVTVLPSGFKTHVKAIHTPEGEISEAFAPQSVCLTLRDEIDISRGDMLVKTNNPPEASQDIEAMICWFSNKPMPPRAKLVLRHTTRETKAIVQEIKYHVDINTLHKVEDVEGFNMNDIGRITLRTAVPLLHDSYRRNRHTGSFILIDPGTNETVAAGMIL